A stretch of Patescibacteria group bacterium DNA encodes these proteins:
- a CDS encoding helix-turn-helix domain-containing protein, with protein MGFDFGFGKPEHVLQYFGKLGLIPKTVRMRVEGIKGHTVGCYPVSTLDTLLKIQKLRREGRSMAQVRTEITGEPNPPTFDQEQLQLPSTELVRRAQAAGFDFGPGKPVHVLQYYSKLGLLPKTVRLRLNGIKGHTVGCYPAEAVETLLKIQKLRREGVAVKDIAQTLGNEGIKPAARREEAETLEILRVAAQAPVRYQAETEAGRLAGYFQPPPPERQETRYKIQETKKTQDAKETKEKRSWKSFAYTLPAVLATILLLLTTGLNIYITSYQKKVASDRNLQAVLAESSSQNFLDIRADTDVSGRLTVWGKDVLTEATLASSSPYLSNLNQSLSTTATPTFANLTLTAGKIVLEDKTQTLKNKSLSGSDNTFSNIPNSALANSKVTVTAGTNLTGGGDVVLGDSTTIGLKDNIALTTATFSGLLGVGGDASLSAGLYFSLASPVIATTDMQSLTLGNSNTGNIQFFNASNYINSAGNLTLANSLTVNTTTNYTGLVLPNGAGINYVLTTDALGHSSWTNPNGPGTSFSGWTLTGNTIYPNETAYDLLLGSSNVVDDVAKFTNLGSTLFKPSNIANLASGGDIGTAATTVDIYTTFNLNQTTSGQTITLPNPTNTTAGRLVYLANTGTTPFNFLNSTVLTGTTTQAIWNGTAWTLAGSMAGLPAGTVDNSTMYWDNATSRWLENSKLLSNPLGTMPVASVAGTTSFAGLVVDNTIGDLFTASSSGKSRFTITQNGNVGVGMVTPTALWQVFGNSTVQVASVSASTGNAALLVDNTIGDLFTASSSGMSRFVITQSGNVGIGTTNPGNLLEVDANSSNYGITVNANNSALSQAGLRLIAGNGSTSRAARLDFLNVPASTSVPRWTFINDYDQNGTNDFRFVNSDGSTSVLTLLQGGNVGIGTTGPAATLQVNAPYTTAAPLTWGATAGQIFRNENSELAVGLLNSSPYPLYLQGRTNTSTARDIVMNPSGGSVGIGTTGPNSKLTVNNTGSYTNLSSAFSVWGGSTTYTIGSYSYPAEIQTTSNNLGRLQFAGYRKYNPYYDWGGTGFRIQYAVDNSFTDGSLAYLYLGTANNYAGQISFGVGGADRVTIDNSGNVSLNTGNINMISGNSNTTIMADGSNYLYHTFAAGNGTTGGYYFCTTNNISLCQTTGNNNRVAFIDSIGDFFIRKTLTQNWGSDLAEGVKVNDPVINEGDLLVLPVTPASPAGQFVATRTTRAYQGNIAGVVSTKPGIYMNSPILPGDKEPSMPDIRPLALSGRVPVKVSTINGPVTAGDLVTSSELAGIGMKASVPGVVVGRALQSLDVSACQPVASAADIVWPSGDDGSDTFKRPCFELPDGTYIGKVMVLVNLGWQDPTNAQQTEIASQSVDIATISATLASWNDLLGTPSATLADSVAHLDGLSQDISSLMADNLQIKSDIQLLKDQMASVSANLAQVQSQTASNSAQLALGLGGNLTITSDLEVSTVSASFANFSDTLKVVGKTELAETNIGGSLTVGLLRFDDLKAEISSLTGTVTVNSNLQVAGDATVSGTLQSDKVKTGGITIKDKVTGEPYCVTVENGVLLNTKGECQ; from the coding sequence ATGGGTTTTGATTTTGGTTTCGGCAAGCCGGAACATGTTCTTCAATATTTTGGCAAGCTCGGTCTAATTCCCAAAACTGTCCGGATGCGCGTCGAGGGGATTAAGGGCCACACTGTCGGCTGCTACCCGGTCAGCACTCTGGACACCTTACTGAAAATTCAAAAACTACGCCGCGAAGGGCGGTCTATGGCCCAGGTTCGAACCGAGATCACCGGAGAGCCGAATCCGCCAACTTTTGATCAGGAACAGCTTCAGTTGCCAAGCACGGAACTTGTCAGACGAGCTCAAGCCGCCGGTTTTGATTTTGGTCCGGGTAAGCCGGTTCATGTTCTCCAGTATTACAGCAAGCTTGGTCTCTTACCTAAAACGGTCAGACTCCGTCTAAACGGTATCAAAGGACATACAGTAGGCTGCTATCCGGCGGAAGCAGTAGAGACCCTGCTAAAAATCCAGAAACTGCGCCGGGAAGGAGTGGCGGTTAAGGATATCGCCCAAACGCTGGGCAACGAAGGGATTAAGCCGGCAGCCCGGCGGGAGGAAGCCGAAACTTTGGAAATTCTCCGGGTCGCGGCCCAAGCCCCGGTCCGCTATCAAGCCGAAACCGAAGCCGGCAGGCTGGCCGGATATTTCCAACCCCCACCGCCAGAGAGACAAGAAACAAGATACAAGATACAAGAAACAAAGAAAACACAAGATGCAAAAGAAACAAAAGAGAAGAGAAGCTGGAAAAGCTTTGCTTACACTCTTCCGGCAGTTTTAGCTACTATCCTTCTGCTGTTAACTACCGGCCTGAATATATATATTACTTCCTATCAGAAGAAAGTGGCTTCTGACCGGAATTTGCAGGCGGTCTTGGCCGAAAGCAGCAGCCAAAACTTTTTAGACATCCGGGCGGATACCGATGTTTCCGGAAGACTGACCGTGTGGGGGAAAGATGTCTTAACAGAAGCGACTTTAGCTTCTTCTTCCCCCTACCTTAGCAACTTAAACCAAAGCCTCAGCACGACGGCCACTCCTACTTTTGCCAACCTTACCTTAACCGCCGGCAAGATTGTCCTGGAAGACAAAACGCAAACTTTAAAAAACAAATCGCTTTCGGGATCGGATAACACTTTTTCTAATATTCCCAACTCCGCTTTGGCTAACTCCAAAGTCACCGTGACGGCCGGCACCAACCTGACCGGGGGCGGGGATGTCGTCTTAGGTGACAGCACCACGATTGGTTTGAAGGACAACATTGCCTTAACGACAGCGACTTTTTCTGGTCTACTGGGAGTGGGCGGGGACGCTTCTCTTTCAGCCGGATTGTACTTTTCCCTTGCCAGCCCAGTCATTGCCACGACAGACATGCAATCCTTAACCTTAGGTAACAGCAATACCGGCAATATCCAGTTCTTTAACGCCTCAAACTATATTAATTCCGCCGGCAATTTAACTTTAGCTAATTCTTTGACGGTTAACACCACCACCAACTACACCGGCCTGGTTTTGCCAAACGGGGCCGGAATTAATTATGTCTTAACCACCGATGCTTTAGGCCATTCTTCCTGGACCAACCCCAACGGCCCGGGGACTTCCTTTAGCGGCTGGACCCTAACCGGCAACACCATTTACCCCAACGAAACCGCTTACGATCTGCTTTTAGGCAGCAGTAATGTTGTGGATGATGTGGCCAAATTCACCAACCTGGGCAGCACCCTGTTTAAGCCTTCAAATATTGCCAACCTAGCTAGCGGGGGAGATATCGGCACGGCCGCAACCACGGTGGACATTTACACCACTTTTAATTTAAACCAGACAACATCCGGGCAAACAATCACTTTGCCCAACCCCACTAACACTACGGCCGGCCGCTTAGTCTATTTAGCCAACACCGGAACCACGCCTTTTAATTTCTTAAACAGTACGGTTTTAACCGGAACGACCACTCAAGCCATATGGAACGGGACGGCCTGGACACTGGCTGGCTCCATGGCTGGTCTTCCGGCCGGAACTGTTGATAATTCAACGATGTATTGGGATAACGCCACTTCCCGGTGGCTGGAAAACTCGAAACTTCTTTCCAACCCCTTGGGCACCATGCCGGTGGCTTCCGTAGCCGGAACCACTTCTTTTGCCGGGCTGGTAGTCGACAACACCATTGGGGACCTGTTTACGGCCAGTTCTTCAGGGAAGTCCCGCTTTACGATCACTCAAAACGGGAATGTCGGCGTGGGGATGGTTACTCCGACCGCTTTGTGGCAGGTTTTTGGCAATTCGACTGTCCAGGTGGCCAGTGTCTCGGCTTCTACCGGGAACGCGGCTCTTCTGGTTGACAACACCATTGGCGACCTCTTTACCGCGTCTTCTTCCGGAATGTCCCGGTTTGTGATTACGCAAAGCGGCAATGTCGGCATCGGAACGACGAATCCGGGCAATTTATTAGAAGTTGACGCAAACAGTAGCAATTATGGCATAACCGTCAATGCGAATAATAGCGCGTTATCTCAAGCTGGGCTGAGACTTATTGCCGGTAACGGAAGTACTTCCCGGGCTGCTCGTTTGGATTTTCTTAACGTTCCGGCAAGCACATCCGTGCCACGGTGGACTTTTATTAATGACTATGACCAAAACGGTACAAATGACTTTAGATTTGTGAATAGTGATGGTTCAACGTCGGTCTTAACTTTATTGCAGGGCGGCAACGTCGGCATCGGGACGACGGGACCGGCGGCAACTTTGCAAGTTAACGCACCATATACTACCGCAGCACCACTGACGTGGGGCGCAACCGCTGGTCAAATTTTCAGAAATGAAAATTCGGAACTGGCCGTGGGACTGCTCAACAGTTCTCCATACCCGCTGTATTTACAAGGTCGTACCAATACCAGTACTGCTCGTGACATTGTCATGAATCCAAGTGGTGGCAGCGTCGGCATCGGGACGACGGGGCCAAATTCGAAACTGACGGTAAACAACACAGGTTCTTATACAAATTTATCCTCGGCTTTCTCTGTTTGGGGCGGATCGACTACCTATACTATCGGCTCCTATTCCTATCCTGCCGAGATACAGACAACTAGTAATAATCTTGGCCGCCTGCAATTTGCCGGCTACCGGAAATACAACCCGTATTATGACTGGGGAGGAACCGGGTTCAGAATTCAATATGCTGTAGATAATTCGTTTACTGACGGTTCTTTGGCTTATCTATATTTAGGCACGGCGAATAATTACGCTGGACAGATATCCTTTGGAGTAGGCGGAGCGGATCGGGTAACGATAGACAACAGCGGCAATGTTTCTCTCAACACGGGAAATATTAACATGATTTCCGGAAATTCTAATACGACCATTATGGCCGACGGCAGCAATTATCTTTACCACACTTTTGCGGCAGGTAACGGGACCACGGGCGGTTATTATTTTTGTACCACCAACAATATAAGTCTCTGCCAAACCACTGGAAACAACAACCGGGTTGCCTTCATAGATTCAATAGGAGACTTCTTTATCCGGAAAACTCTGACTCAGAATTGGGGCAGCGATTTGGCTGAAGGCGTTAAGGTAAACGACCCGGTTATTAATGAAGGCGATCTTTTGGTATTGCCGGTTACTCCAGCGAGTCCGGCCGGCCAGTTTGTGGCTACCAGAACGACCCGGGCCTACCAGGGTAATATCGCGGGCGTGGTTTCAACCAAACCGGGGATATACATGAATTCCCCAATACTGCCGGGCGATAAAGAGCCTAGTATGCCGGATATTCGGCCCCTGGCGCTATCCGGCCGGGTGCCGGTAAAAGTTTCCACCATAAACGGGCCGGTAACTGCCGGCGATTTGGTCACATCCTCAGAACTTGCCGGGATCGGTATGAAAGCCAGCGTTCCCGGAGTGGTTGTGGGAAGAGCCTTACAGAGTCTGGATGTTTCCGCCTGCCAGCCGGTAGCTTCAGCTGCTGACATTGTCTGGCCTTCCGGAGATGACGGGAGCGATACTTTCAAGCGGCCTTGTTTCGAACTGCCGGACGGAACATATATCGGCAAAGTCATGGTGCTTGTTAACCTTGGTTGGCAGGATCCAACAAACGCTCAGCAAACGGAAATTGCTTCCCAGTCAGTTGATATTGCCACCATATCCGCGACTTTAGCTTCCTGGAATGATCTTTTGGGCACCCCGTCAGCAACTTTGGCGGATTCGGTGGCCCACCTGGACGGTTTATCCCAGGATATTTCCTCTCTTATGGCCGATAACCTCCAGATTAAGTCCGATATCCAGCTTCTTAAAGACCAGATGGCTTCGGTTTCGGCTAATCTTGCCCAGGTCCAAAGCCAAACGGCGTCTAATTCTGCCCAGTTGGCTTTGGGGTTAGGGGGTAACTTAACCATTACTTCGGATTTGGAAGTCTCGACTGTCAGTGCTTCCTTTGCCAACTTTTCTGATACCTTAAAAGTGGTCGGCAAGACCGAACTAGCTGAGACCAACATTGGAGGGAGTTTGACTGTCGGGCTATTAAGGTTTGACGATTTGAAAGCGGAGATCTCTTCCTTAACCGGAACGGTCACCGTTAACAGTAATTTGCAGGTGGCCGGAGATGCCACCGTGTCGGGAACGCTGCAGTCGGATAAGGTTAAAACTGGGGGGATTACCATCAAAGATAAGGTGACCGGCGAGCCATACTGCGTTACCGTCGAAAACGGAGTATTATTGAATACTAAAGGAGAATGTCAGTAA
- a CDS encoding WecB/TagA/CpsF family glycosyltransferase, giving the protein MRKVVLGVNIDDISKEEALSLVSSWLTGKLETSKPATSKLVFTPGPEFLVTADKDAEFKKVLNSSDLNLPDGFGLKLLGGVEHTIAGVDFVRVLCQLAAKNGWTVGLLGGQTGIARLAAKNLQKSYPGLKVTFAFDGPAADKILTHSDTLPYSDILFVAFGHPAQEKFLAEQKASSVKRKEGRLDAKRFPLNAIPFRIGIGVGGSFDFISGTVPEPPVMLKRLGLKWLGRLLSRPAYMAPKVFRAIVSYPLLILNSRLCSR; this is encoded by the coding sequence ATGAGAAAAGTTGTCTTGGGCGTTAATATTGATGATATTTCGAAAGAAGAAGCCCTTAGTCTGGTCAGTAGTTGGTTAACTGGTAAACTAGAGACTAGTAAACCAGCGACCAGCAAACTGGTGTTCACTCCCGGGCCGGAGTTTTTAGTAACGGCGGACAAAGACGCGGAATTTAAAAAAGTTTTAAACTCTTCAGACTTGAATCTTCCGGACGGTTTTGGGTTAAAACTTTTGGGTGGCGTGGAGCATACCATTGCCGGGGTCGACTTTGTCAGAGTTCTTTGCCAACTGGCAGCTAAAAACGGCTGGACTGTCGGCCTGCTGGGCGGACAAACCGGCATTGCCCGGCTGGCGGCTAAAAATTTGCAAAAAAGCTATCCCGGGTTAAAAGTTACTTTCGCTTTTGACGGGCCCGCAGCTGACAAAATCCTGACACATTCCGACACATTGCCATATAGTGATATTCTGTTTGTAGCCTTTGGACACCCTGCTCAAGAAAAATTTCTCGCAGAGCAGAAAGCGTCAAGCGTAAAGCGTAAAGAAGGAAGACTTGACGCTAAACGCTTTCCGCTAAACGCCATCCCGTTCCGCATCGGTATAGGTGTCGGCGGCAGCTTTGATTTTATTTCCGGGACTGTGCCCGAACCGCCGGTTATGTTAAAGAGATTAGGACTAAAATGGTTAGGCCGGCTTCTGAGCAGGCCGGCTTATATGGCCCCTAAAGTTTTCCGGGCCATTGTTTCTTACCCCCTTTTGATATTGAATTCCCGTCTCTGTAGCCGTTAA